Proteins encoded within one genomic window of Alosa alosa isolate M-15738 ecotype Scorff River chromosome 24, AALO_Geno_1.1, whole genome shotgun sequence:
- the LOC125289750 gene encoding RING-H2 finger protein ATL81-like, with translation MSEEMRNHGRSRKRKRSSRQSRRAVQPNSSYYILSSREGDPSLPGTSTATSISYHTDLEQQLRADSLFLLRSDVLILDDEDSRRSKRSRPVGSSMPTNGRRSPQPGTSRDLYAPSELQQRAWSPSSPDIPIATISDSEDPALPSMTRADTPIFITDISDDQDELPDIFFVGMLGTPYIEMEFNLVDEVVTLWEIHNHLPLNVPYDLPTMIFNPENANEQSDCRICLSNYVEGEELTILPCSHNFHSNCVNQWLLQSPTCPMCRTQMN, from the coding sequence ATGAGTGAGGAAATGCGAAACCATGGCAGGAGCAGGAAGAGGAAACGGTCCTCTCGACAGTCTCGCCGAGCTGTTCAGCCAAACAGCAGCTACTACATTCTTTCTAGCCGGGAAGGAGACCCCTCACTGCCAGGCACATCCACAGCAACCTCTATCAGTTACCACACTGATCTAGAGCAGCAGCTGAGAGCTGACTCCCTCTTTCTTCTGAGGAGTGATGTTCTTATTCTGGATGATGAGGACTCAAGACGGTCCAAGAGGTCTAGACCAGTTGGGTCCTCCATGCCAACCAATGGCAGAAGGTCCCCACAACCAGGGACCTCACGAGACCTCTATGCCCCCTCAGAATTGCAACAGAGAGCATGGTCACCATCTTCACCAGACATACCCATTGCCACTATTAGTGATAGTGAAGATCCTGCATTGCCATCTATGACAAGGGCAGACACACCGATCTTCATTACTGATATCTCTGATGATCAAGATGAACTTCCGGACATCTTTTTTGTTGGCATGCTTGGCACTCCTTATATTGAGATGGAATTCAACCTGGTGGACGAAGTCGTGACCCTTTGGGAGATCCACAACCACCTCCCTTTGAATGTCCCTTATGACCTTCCCACCATGATCTTCAACCCCGAGAACGCAAATGAACAAAGTGATTGTAGGATCTGTCTGAGCAACTATGTGGAAGGAGAGGAGCTCACGATTCTGCCCTGCAGCCACAATTTCCACAGCAACTGTGTGAATCAATGGCTTCTGCAGAGCCCCACCTGCCCCATGTGCAGAACACAAATGAATTAG